The following proteins come from a genomic window of Pyxidicoccus sp. MSG2:
- a CDS encoding protein kinase domain-containing protein — protein sequence MDLQPGDRFGRYELVSWLGRGGMAETWRARLVGDAGVTKPVLIKKVLPEFAGDEAFISMFISEARISATLSHGNVAQVFDFGKVDGDYFLAMEFVDGQPLHRILTRAAKTGLRALPIPLATFIALEMCRGLHYAHTRADEKGVPLGIVHRDISPDNVLISYESQVKIVDFGIAKARSLRNFFTEPGVVKGKYLFFSPEQARGEDVDARTDVWATGVVLYELLCGQLPVSGEQYTQLTAMTRLSTGEFPSPRQVRKDLPEELDEIVMRALSVNLDMRFESSHAFGDALASFLNRFAPRFSSMNVAYLVRELFRKELANDGRQLAVPPAFLEELAVWRTNDALVPAPPSNSGAVTVVRPMRRKATADAAAPEPAVAPGRSSRVSLATMGIGAGAVLALGAAALFLTSSPKAVSKDLSPLQPLGGPGMTASPTPGAPMGDALRAGLGGQGGPGSEEGETRVPTNGALLPASSAALLADSGVAESPEAAARAPGTEASSVDGGIDSLSEQALALAPSGATDAGIDGALVPEVVAPSSIWLDAKRHVIVLNRKLVAFPGLSAGRTYRVAELSDVPPPEPESVKAPTPSNQPPLLFLLLGSSVVGETTLGEVTRDGQDFQGASAISFFTLGSPPRGRTPQRTLQLSSVQVGPAKRLVFHPESKVASVDRAALIEGLNRWDAYSLTLTSAGTGAFIHGLSRGPARRVACVQWRPSTPAGVPAEGWPVAFLVERDREVRVEGVEALRCGFVDDDPSDNQGRAELQIRRAGRAKGDWPPSSEPEELARNTSRAIRERDYVKATQLARQCLDLEPLHASCLLHLATAQTRLGYNEPAAENYRLFVQHHPDDRRVDRVRKLLAEHDAQKQTPRTGQP from the coding sequence ATGGACTTGCAACCCGGAGACAGGTTCGGCCGATACGAGCTGGTGTCGTGGCTCGGTCGGGGAGGAATGGCGGAGACGTGGCGTGCTCGCCTGGTGGGCGATGCCGGCGTCACCAAGCCCGTCCTCATCAAGAAGGTGCTGCCGGAGTTCGCTGGCGACGAGGCCTTCATCTCCATGTTCATCAGCGAGGCGCGCATCTCCGCCACGCTGTCGCATGGCAACGTGGCCCAGGTCTTCGACTTCGGGAAGGTGGACGGCGATTACTTCCTGGCCATGGAGTTCGTGGACGGCCAGCCGCTCCACCGCATCCTGACGCGTGCGGCGAAGACGGGACTGCGGGCCCTGCCCATTCCCCTGGCGACCTTCATCGCCCTGGAGATGTGCCGGGGGCTGCACTACGCCCACACCCGCGCCGATGAGAAGGGCGTGCCGCTGGGCATCGTCCACCGGGACATCTCCCCGGACAACGTGCTCATCAGCTACGAGAGCCAGGTCAAGATTGTCGACTTCGGCATCGCCAAGGCGCGCTCCCTGCGCAACTTCTTTACCGAGCCCGGAGTGGTGAAGGGCAAGTACCTCTTCTTCTCGCCGGAACAGGCGCGGGGCGAGGACGTGGATGCGCGCACCGACGTGTGGGCCACCGGCGTGGTGCTCTACGAGCTGCTCTGCGGGCAGTTGCCCGTGTCCGGGGAGCAGTACACGCAGTTGACGGCGATGACGCGGCTGTCCACCGGTGAGTTCCCATCCCCCCGGCAGGTGCGCAAGGACCTGCCCGAGGAGCTGGACGAAATCGTCATGCGCGCGCTGTCGGTGAACCTCGACATGCGCTTCGAGTCCAGCCACGCCTTCGGCGACGCCCTGGCCTCGTTCCTCAACCGCTTCGCGCCCCGGTTCTCGTCCATGAACGTGGCGTACCTCGTCCGTGAGTTGTTCCGGAAGGAGCTGGCCAATGACGGACGACAGCTCGCGGTGCCACCCGCCTTCCTCGAGGAGCTGGCCGTGTGGCGCACCAACGATGCCCTGGTGCCCGCTCCGCCTTCGAACAGCGGAGCCGTCACCGTCGTGCGCCCCATGCGCCGGAAGGCGACGGCAGACGCCGCCGCGCCCGAGCCCGCGGTGGCGCCCGGCCGCTCGTCGCGCGTCTCCCTCGCCACCATGGGCATCGGCGCGGGCGCGGTCCTCGCCCTGGGGGCGGCGGCCCTGTTCCTGACGTCCTCTCCGAAAGCCGTGTCGAAGGACCTGTCGCCGCTCCAGCCCCTGGGCGGGCCAGGGATGACGGCGTCTCCCACGCCCGGCGCGCCAATGGGAGACGCCCTCCGCGCGGGCCTGGGGGGGCAGGGCGGGCCCGGGTCGGAGGAGGGGGAAACCAGGGTCCCCACGAATGGAGCGTTGCTCCCCGCCTCGAGTGCGGCGCTCCTGGCGGATTCCGGGGTCGCCGAATCACCGGAGGCCGCGGCTCGCGCGCCGGGGACGGAGGCCTCCTCGGTGGATGGAGGAATCGACTCGCTTTCGGAGCAGGCCCTGGCGCTCGCTCCGAGCGGTGCAACCGACGCCGGCATCGATGGGGCGCTGGTGCCAGAGGTCGTCGCCCCGTCCTCCATCTGGTTGGACGCGAAGCGGCACGTCATCGTGCTGAATCGAAAGCTCGTCGCCTTCCCGGGACTGTCCGCTGGCAGGACCTATCGAGTCGCGGAACTCTCCGACGTGCCTCCTCCGGAGCCGGAGAGCGTCAAGGCACCGACTCCGTCGAATCAGCCGCCCCTTCTCTTCCTGCTCCTGGGGTCCTCGGTGGTCGGAGAGACCACCCTGGGAGAAGTCACCCGGGACGGCCAGGACTTCCAGGGCGCGTCGGCCATCTCCTTCTTCACGCTGGGCTCGCCGCCCAGGGGCCGGACGCCACAGCGGACCCTCCAGCTCTCGAGTGTGCAGGTGGGCCCCGCGAAGCGGTTGGTCTTCCACCCGGAGTCGAAAGTGGCCTCCGTGGACAGGGCGGCGCTGATAGAGGGCTTGAACCGCTGGGACGCGTATTCCCTGACGCTGACGTCCGCTGGCACGGGGGCGTTCATTCATGGCCTGTCCCGAGGCCCCGCGCGCAGGGTCGCCTGTGTCCAGTGGCGCCCCTCCACGCCGGCGGGAGTACCTGCCGAGGGCTGGCCCGTGGCGTTCCTCGTGGAGCGGGACAGGGAAGTGCGTGTCGAGGGAGTCGAGGCGCTCAGGTGCGGCTTCGTTGACGATGACCCCTCCGACAACCAGGGCAGGGCGGAGCTCCAGATCCGGAGGGCGGGCAGGGCGAAGGGAGACTGGCCCCCCAGCTCGGAGCCCGAGGAACTGGCGCGGAACACCTCCAGGGCCATCCGAGAGCGGGACTACGTCAAGGCCACCCAGCTGGCCAGACAGTGCCTGGACCTCGAACCCCTTCACGCCAGTTGCCTCCTCCATCTGGCAACGGCGCAGACCCGGCTCGGGTACAACGAGCCCGCCGCGGAGAACTACCGGCTCTTCGTGCAGCATCACCCGGACGACCGCCGGGTTGACCGTGTCCGCAAGTTGCTCGCGGAACATGATGCGCAGAAGCAGACGCCACGAACAGGGCAGCCGTAG
- a CDS encoding C1 family peptidase — MSFIIQRGDGSERRVSGYKFAAPKPGTKKYGGERLGNRALPPKVDLRPYLTTIENQGGTNSCVANAVAGAYEYLVKRHLEEDAYDVSRLFIYYNARSVEGDDIEDEGSVIGNAIAGLKEHGACSEETWPFDEESVNEEPSEEAYAEARQFVIEDTEQVPTNLEAWKRCLAEGYPIIFGISLYQSFDAQRQKGLVPMPTDKESARGSHGGHAMLCVGYSDADKVFIVRNSWGTEWGDNGYCYIPYRYLVSEKHNGGDSWIIRRFEMIEVDEDTWGDDSPVIEELSHELADMDEEAYQALLDAMGDVPLETRLGVLFIQAAGVDGDVSDEELAGIAEYLGEVLEAMGLRLEPQKVLKYCLRHIKNENLLAETVELLGNHLSKAALAGIVARLEEVVSADDLSEEEESFLDELIEHWQVAEDGDEGEDEEEDGDEEEDEDEDEDEEEDEDEDEDEEEDEDEDEDNR, encoded by the coding sequence ATGTCATTCATCATCCAACGCGGAGATGGCTCGGAGCGACGTGTCTCGGGCTACAAGTTCGCGGCGCCCAAGCCGGGGACGAAGAAGTATGGCGGTGAGCGCCTCGGCAATCGCGCCCTCCCGCCCAAGGTGGACCTCCGCCCGTACCTGACCACCATCGAGAACCAGGGCGGGACCAACAGCTGCGTCGCCAACGCGGTGGCGGGGGCATACGAGTACCTCGTCAAGCGCCACCTCGAGGAGGACGCGTACGACGTCAGCCGCCTGTTCATCTACTACAACGCCCGCTCCGTCGAGGGCGACGACATCGAGGACGAGGGCTCCGTCATCGGCAACGCCATCGCGGGCCTGAAGGAGCACGGCGCGTGCTCGGAGGAGACCTGGCCCTTCGACGAGGAGTCCGTCAACGAGGAGCCCAGCGAGGAGGCCTACGCGGAGGCCCGGCAGTTCGTCATCGAGGACACCGAGCAGGTGCCCACGAACCTCGAGGCTTGGAAGCGCTGCCTCGCCGAGGGCTACCCCATCATCTTCGGCATCTCGCTCTACCAGTCCTTCGACGCGCAGCGACAGAAGGGACTGGTGCCCATGCCCACGGACAAAGAGTCCGCGCGAGGCTCGCACGGGGGCCACGCGATGCTGTGCGTGGGCTACTCGGACGCGGACAAGGTCTTCATCGTCCGCAACTCGTGGGGCACCGAGTGGGGCGACAACGGCTACTGCTACATCCCCTATCGCTACCTCGTCAGCGAAAAGCACAACGGCGGCGACTCGTGGATCATCCGCCGGTTCGAGATGATCGAGGTGGACGAGGACACCTGGGGCGACGACTCGCCCGTCATCGAGGAGCTCTCCCACGAACTCGCGGACATGGACGAGGAGGCCTACCAGGCGCTGCTCGATGCAATGGGCGACGTTCCCCTGGAGACCCGGCTCGGCGTGCTCTTCATCCAGGCCGCGGGCGTCGACGGGGATGTCTCAGACGAGGAACTCGCGGGCATTGCCGAGTACCTGGGTGAGGTGCTCGAGGCCATGGGCCTGCGCCTCGAACCCCAAAAGGTCCTCAAGTACTGCCTCAGGCACATCAAGAACGAGAACCTGCTCGCGGAGACCGTCGAGCTGCTCGGCAATCACCTCTCCAAGGCGGCACTCGCCGGAATCGTCGCCCGGCTCGAGGAGGTCGTGAGCGCCGATGACCTCTCAGAAGAAGAGGAGAGCTTTCTCGATGAGCTCATCGAGCACTGGCAGGTCGCCGAGGACGGAGACGAAGGCGAGGACGAAGAGGAGGACGGGGACGAAGAGGAGGACGAAGACGAGGACGAGGACGAAGAGGAGGACGAAGACGAGGACGAAGACGAAGAGGAGGACGAGGACGAAGACGAGGACAACCGCTGA
- a CDS encoding serine/threonine-protein kinase, with protein MGPWRVMERRGYGAYGAVYRAFGVEGSPGPVALKLALRPGDERFAREVELLSRLHHPSVPRLIGSGSWQSPWGLLHPWLAMEWVEGLSLYEWAQVVSPTSRQVLHTFARLARALAATHAVEGVHRDVKGDNVLVSATDGQVFLTDFGCGHYAGAIPLTSPPFPPGTPPYRSPEALRSVRLPILESTPAYAPGPADDVFALGVTAYRLVTGEYPPSVSPLDKDSHVWSPEGAGPRPARVVNVRCCAELSELVSRMLSVRPEARGSARELAEALERAARKAGPEAEVPLFAREEAWSKDVWAVPRHVVQRAPGRLNRSWLAAASLGGAVALAAWGMMLSVQPGEEPEPRHASAPEEAKDAGTVAVGDTALTAPVPLVRAPSAWSTIAVDVPPRPLPGQARPDATGRCPGRGQVPIHGGCWLKLEVDVKDCDEDYSNYVHKGACYGPAFPKPRPPTSGPAEHVGNDCP; from the coding sequence GTGGGGCCCTGGCGCGTGATGGAGCGGCGGGGCTATGGGGCCTACGGCGCCGTCTACCGCGCCTTCGGCGTTGAGGGGAGCCCCGGACCCGTCGCCCTCAAGCTGGCCCTGCGCCCCGGAGATGAGCGCTTCGCACGAGAAGTGGAGCTGCTCTCCCGCCTCCACCACCCGAGCGTCCCGCGCCTCATTGGCAGTGGGAGCTGGCAATCGCCGTGGGGCCTCCTCCATCCCTGGCTCGCGATGGAGTGGGTCGAGGGCCTGTCCCTGTACGAATGGGCCCAGGTGGTGAGCCCCACCTCCCGCCAGGTGCTCCACACCTTCGCCCGCCTCGCGCGGGCCCTGGCGGCCACTCATGCCGTTGAAGGCGTCCACAGAGACGTGAAGGGTGACAACGTCCTCGTGAGCGCCACGGATGGCCAGGTCTTCCTCACCGACTTCGGTTGCGGACACTACGCGGGTGCCATCCCACTGACGTCGCCGCCGTTTCCGCCCGGGACTCCGCCCTACCGCTCGCCGGAGGCCTTGCGCTCCGTGCGGCTCCCCATCCTCGAGTCGACCCCTGCCTACGCGCCCGGGCCGGCGGATGATGTCTTCGCATTGGGGGTGACTGCATACCGGCTGGTGACTGGCGAATACCCTCCCTCGGTGTCGCCGCTGGACAAGGACTCCCACGTCTGGAGCCCGGAGGGGGCGGGCCCACGGCCCGCACGAGTCGTCAACGTCCGCTGCTGCGCGGAGCTGAGCGAGCTGGTGTCGCGGATGCTCTCGGTGCGGCCCGAGGCGCGTGGCAGTGCCCGCGAGCTGGCCGAGGCTTTGGAGCGGGCCGCGAGGAAGGCGGGGCCGGAGGCGGAGGTGCCTCTCTTCGCGAGGGAGGAGGCCTGGTCCAAGGATGTATGGGCCGTCCCCAGGCACGTCGTGCAACGGGCGCCAGGGCGTCTCAATCGCTCCTGGCTCGCGGCGGCCAGCCTGGGAGGAGCCGTGGCGTTGGCAGCCTGGGGGATGATGCTGAGCGTGCAGCCCGGAGAAGAGCCCGAGCCGCGACACGCGTCAGCGCCCGAGGAGGCAAAGGATGCCGGCACCGTGGCGGTCGGAGACACCGCGTTGACGGCCCCGGTGCCGCTGGTGCGGGCGCCTTCCGCGTGGTCGACCATCGCGGTGGACGTGCCCCCCAGGCCGCTTCCAGGACAGGCGCGGCCGGACGCAACGGGCCGCTGTCCCGGCAGGGGGCAGGTTCCCATCCATGGAGGGTGCTGGCTGAAGCTGGAAGTCGACGTGAAGGATTGCGACGAGGACTACAGCAATTACGTGCATAAGGGGGCTTGTTACGGCCCCGCATTTCCGAAACCGCGTCCGCCCACCTCGGGTCCCGCGGAGCACGTCGGAAACGACTGCCCATAG
- a CDS encoding Ig-like domain-containing protein — protein MSSHALSRPWMPLLLCTALGLTACDSLKSAPDAPDAPAELPPELGVTVRATGPAFCGEGSTWTLTVAVSGGTPKKVELVTNGSSVTTLASPYVHTVNCATHAEGGFTFVARATAGGRSFDSPSASVVVDRQQPRVASWRPGHSLPTADTPVEIVFSEPLLPESLQASPTVLRDGDGIPVEHQAVLSEDGKVLRLVPTAPLRPPVTLHAELSQRDMTDRAGNLLEWDLSSFERELSYWPFARAVPSMSETPTVASCCAFALQASPREVPFVAFIEEGGRDGIDEPGVARWNGEAWERLPAPREPEARTRKALNPQLMSSPEGNLVLAWGEQDDLFGLMDIHVMRYDGTSWTRLGEPQDTGSSSSARFRMALAPDGHPVLVYQMRFEQELGVVRWNGTAWESLGYLLTANPEGNTLAAFPAIAVDASRVVVAWSEKPVDQALPHVFVMEFRDGRGSPLGRPLLATEGGNATDVAIALDGVAGPAVAWTERLSSGGSLIFVSRWKDDGLSYNDWGPPEQVHEETPFYGPSNVRLVMDANHEPWVAWERWGSTPPLNRESVFRRYRATEWEPLQLIAGSSLHEFWLDAHGVPWAAVESGSDATLVRPQ, from the coding sequence ATGTCCTCCCACGCGCTGTCACGCCCCTGGATGCCCCTGCTGCTCTGCACGGCCCTGGGGCTCACCGCCTGTGACTCACTGAAGTCCGCGCCGGACGCGCCGGACGCGCCGGCGGAGCTGCCCCCCGAGCTCGGCGTCACCGTGCGGGCGACAGGGCCGGCGTTCTGCGGAGAGGGAAGTACGTGGACACTCACCGTCGCCGTCTCGGGCGGCACGCCAAAGAAGGTGGAGCTCGTCACGAACGGGAGCAGCGTCACGACGCTCGCCAGCCCATATGTCCACACCGTCAACTGTGCCACCCATGCCGAGGGCGGCTTCACCTTCGTCGCGCGGGCCACGGCGGGAGGCCGGAGCTTCGACAGCCCGAGCGCGTCGGTCGTCGTGGACCGACAGCAGCCGAGGGTCGCGTCCTGGCGGCCAGGGCATTCCCTTCCCACCGCGGACACACCGGTGGAGATCGTCTTCTCCGAGCCGCTCCTGCCCGAATCGCTCCAGGCCTCGCCCACCGTGCTGCGGGATGGCGACGGCATCCCGGTCGAGCACCAGGCGGTGCTCAGCGAGGACGGGAAGGTCCTCCGGCTGGTGCCGACGGCGCCTCTGCGTCCACCGGTGACGCTGCACGCCGAGCTGTCCCAACGGGACATGACGGACCGGGCCGGCAACCTGCTCGAATGGGACCTCTCCAGCTTCGAGCGGGAGCTCAGCTACTGGCCCTTCGCTCGGGCGGTGCCCTCGATGAGCGAGACGCCCACCGTCGCCTCATGCTGCGCCTTCGCCCTGCAGGCGTCTCCACGGGAGGTGCCGTTCGTCGCATTTATCGAGGAGGGGGGCCGTGACGGAATCGACGAGCCAGGCGTCGCGCGCTGGAATGGCGAGGCGTGGGAGCGCCTACCCGCACCTCGCGAGCCGGAGGCGCGGACGCGCAAGGCCCTCAATCCCCAGCTCATGAGCTCCCCCGAGGGCAACCTGGTGCTTGCCTGGGGCGAGCAGGATGACCTCTTCGGCCTCATGGATATCCACGTGATGCGGTACGACGGCACGTCGTGGACCCGCCTGGGCGAGCCGCAGGACACCGGGTCCTCCAGTTCCGCCCGGTTCCGGATGGCACTGGCCCCGGATGGACATCCCGTCCTCGTCTACCAGATGCGCTTCGAGCAGGAACTCGGGGTCGTCCGCTGGAACGGCACGGCCTGGGAGAGCCTGGGGTATCTCCTCACCGCCAATCCAGAGGGCAATACCCTCGCGGCGTTCCCGGCCATCGCCGTGGATGCCAGCCGCGTGGTCGTGGCCTGGTCCGAGAAGCCCGTGGACCAGGCCCTCCCGCACGTCTTCGTGATGGAGTTCCGAGATGGACGCGGGTCTCCCCTGGGAAGGCCGCTCCTCGCCACGGAGGGTGGAAACGCGACGGACGTCGCCATCGCGCTGGACGGGGTCGCCGGGCCGGCCGTCGCCTGGACGGAAAGACTGTCGTCGGGCGGCAGCCTCATCTTCGTCTCACGGTGGAAGGACGACGGCCTGTCGTACAACGACTGGGGGCCGCCGGAGCAGGTCCATGAAGAGACCCCGTTCTACGGGCCCTCCAACGTGAGGCTCGTCATGGATGCCAACCATGAGCCCTGGGTAGCCTGGGAGCGCTGGGGCAGTACCCCTCCCCTCAATCGGGAGAGTGTGTTCCGCAGGTACCGCGCCACGGAGTGGGAACCGTTGCAACTCATTGCCGGCTCGTCGCTCCATGAGTTCTGGCTGGACGCGCACGGTGTCCCCTGGGCAGCCGTGGAGAGCGGATCGGACGCAACCCTCGTGCGGCCGCAGTAG